From the Solanum stenotomum isolate F172 unplaced genomic scaffold, ASM1918654v1 scaffold8858, whole genome shotgun sequence genome, the window GTTGCAGGCCTTCTGTTACCTCCAGTAGGAGCAGCAAATGAGGCAAAATTGTACggtcttttgtgacttgaaaAAGGTGGCAGTTGACTAGAAGAACTATCACTTTCAGTAACAATTGGGGTCCCTCTTGCATTAGCTTTTTTTCTTCCCAATCCTCTTCCAGTCCCAActtgaaccctattttgaggaCGTCTTGGCACAGATTCTGTGTCAGCACAAATAGAACTTGATTGACTTGATTGTGTAGTTGCATATGTGGTTCTGAAAGTAGAATGCGATGGACCTCCCATTGTAGACTATATAGCATAAATAAGGATATATGAATAACTTGTAGATCAATCAGAAAATGTAAATGAATTATTAAATCTAATCTTACTGTTGTTTGAGTAGTTCTTGGCACAGCAATGGTATCAGCACAAACAGAACTTTGTTGACTTGATTGTGTTCTAACCTATTGAACAAAAATAAGGAGATATGAATAACTTATACAATGAAAATTAATGCAAATGAATATGTAAATCAAATTTTACTCCTGTTTGAGAATAACTTTGTTGGCTTGAATTTCCTTGACTTGTAGGTTGAGAAGTGCTCCCCCTCGTATACTATGTcaccacaaaataaaatatatgattataatatatataaacttttaagCAATTTACAAATGTGAATATGAAGTATTACTTACTCTTGCACACAAAACTTTGTTATGACCAGTTTTCTTGCATATGATACATGTCATCTTTACTCCTTTTCTTGAAAGTTTCCCCCATTTTTTTGGCTCATCCttactctttcttctcttcttgcCAGGTCTGCCTGGCATTTTTCTTGGTTTTGGAGGCTCTATTGATGGATTTGTAGTTTCAGGCCACATCCTCATATTGGGAATAGGTTGGATAAAATGGATGTAAGCCTTGAGAAATGTTTCCTTCTTATACTAGTGCTCTACATGTTGATTAGGATCTTGATTCAAGTAATAATAAGCACAAATAGCATGAGGGTAAGGAATACCTCTTAACATCCACAACCTACAGTCACAATGTTTCTTCTCCAAGTCAACAACAAATGAATATTCCCCCTCACTAATCTCAAAATCATTCAACCCATTCCATTGAACATTACAATTATTTGAATACTCCTTGTTTCTTTCTAGTATTGCCCTTGCCATAGGTGCAATGTCTGATATCCATGTTTCAGCAAATTTGATCATGTCTATATATGTCTGTTCATCATTTTATGCCTAATATCCTCTAACATGGTAATAATTGATTTATGTCTAGCAGCTAAGATCCAAGAATTGAAAGTCTCACACATGTTATTTTCTACAACATCACACTTGGAGTGAGTTTGGAAAAAGGCCTTAGACCAATTTCTGGGATCATAATGTAGCAAGTCCTCTGTTATTTCCTTCTTACCTAGCTTGGACATTGCATGAACTTCTTCTCCAAACTTGACTTCAAAAGGAGGCCTTTGAGCATCTCCAAAACtgtttccttctttcttctcctttccaGTTCACATGCCAGTTACTCCATATATGTCTAGCACACATCCTTTTCTCAGCATTTGGTAACAACTCTGACAAGACAGGAATAAGTCCCTAACaaaaaatatgtacaaaatAAGTAATTGAAGAAGTAAAGatcaaattaaaactaaaatataaaaaattgtataatcAATACCTTTTGCATATCTGACATTACAGTCAAACCTTCACCAGTTCCCAAGTTTAGATCAGCAATTAAATACCTTATGAACCTGCTCCAACTATGTTTTGTTTCTGTATCCACAACTGCCCAGGCAATGGGATACATTTGATTGTTCCCATTCTTTCCAACAGCAACTAATAGCTCACCTTTACAAACTCCCTTAAGAAAACAACCATCAAATTCAATTATATTCCTACACCCCTCCAACCATCCTTGCTTAAATGCATGAAAGCACAcataaaaatacacaaaaaggTTCTTTCCTGGTTCAATTTCCTTATCAATTTTTACCCAACAAGAGCTTCCAGGATTGGTTTGTTTGATCATATCTGCATAGTCACTTAATCTGGCAAATTCCACTTTCCAACCACccatgttttccttcataatccTCTGTTTAGCCCTGTAACAAAGAGTCTTACCAACATAAAGACCCAATGTCTTTCTAACCAAATCTTGAATTTCCCAAATCCTTATGTATGGTTGAGACACAATTCTGTCCTTAAACTTTCTAGCAATTAACTTTGAATTACACAACTTGTTCCTGTTTAATGGAATACACTTGTGAACAGGATGATAGTTCTTCACAATGAAATCACCTGAGTCCCTGTGAATGGAAGCATATAACAACCACTTACAGTTAGCATTTTTGCACTTCACCCTCACTCTATGTTTTTCATTAGGTCTTAACTTTATCTGCCTCCTGTACTCTACAGCATAATCTGCCACTGCTTTCCTGAACTGATTTGCACCCTCAAAGACCATTCCAAGCTTAAatattgaaacttcacaatctTCATCATACCTAACTTTTTTGCTTCTCCTTCTAGTANNNNNNNNNNNNNNNNNNNNNNNNNNNNNNNNNNNNNNNNNNNNNNNNNNNNNNNNNNNNNNNNNNNNNNNNNNNNNNNNNNNNNNNNNNNNNNNNNNNNNNNNNNNNNNNNNNNNNNNNNNNNNNNNNNNNNNNNNNNNNNNNNNNNNNNNNNNNNNNNNNNNNNNNNNNNNNNNNNNNNNNNNNNNNNNNNNNNNNNNNACCATCTCTACCTAGGTTATCATCCACACCCTCTTCACCAATGTTAACATCAACACCCTCACCACCAAGGTTAACAGCCTCACCTTCTCCACTTATGTCAACAGCCTCACCTTCTCCACCTAAGTTAACAGCCTCACCCTCTTCACCAAGGTCAACATCAACACCTTCACCACCAACATTAGTTAGATAGCCTCTAGGTCCCTCAGTGTCAAGTAAGGGTTCATCTAATACATGACAGACAAATACTTCAAAAGTGTCCTCATGTTTTAAGTCTTTAATTAGGTGTAGGAGATGTTGGTCAGTTGTAATTAGGacccattttttattcaataaatctTTCACATAAAAACCTCTAACAGTTTCATACCCTAATTCTTTAGTATAATACAGTAGTTCCAAAATGGAAAAGTGGTCCTTAATAATATACCTGAGTGCAGACACACAGTTTccaacataagtagggacagaTATCTCAGATAAGATTCCACCGTGGTAAATCTTTGTAAATATAAGGCTCTCCTCCATGGTCAATTGTTAGCCCtacaaaatatcaaacaaaCCCAAGCTTAAGATAACGGATATACTCATATAACCCATACAACAACTAAAAAACAAAGTTTTAAAGCATATTTTCTGGGTAATAGTAAAGAAGGGACAAAATATTCGCAAAAATCACAAACCCTATATCTTTacaaaaccctagctttttggAATTCATTTAACAAAGCATGTAAAAATCATTAACAATCCTAACTTACACAAGGAAATCTTCAAGATTGTAACACGAACAAGACGAATCCAACTTCAATCTGGAGGAAATCGCGAAGATGGAGAGCTTCAATTTGGAAAAAATCGCAAAGAGAGAGAGAAGTGTTCTGTCAATTTTAACGATTTAGGAATCTTTCCCAATTAAGACATTTACAGATACACGTCGGATACACGTGGTAGTTGTTAAATGGTTATTGTATACATGTCAGATACACGTGGGAGCTTAAATACACGCGCCTTGGCCGTTTatgaaaagtgataaaaaaaatgcgTAGATAGTTCAAATCTGGGgtggtagaggtgttcaataggtactaggtgtagttgaggtgtctaaatgaataaTGAGGACAACTTTGAGTGGCTACAGATGACTTTGGCCTAAAAATTATGATATGCATAAGCATGATTAATTGGCATGACACATATCACGTTGCGCATGACTCATGTCATACATAAAGGACATGTATCGCATATGTAGAGTTTTGGGCTAAATTCATCCCTTAACTATGACTAAGACTTAAGTTACATCCTTGTACTATAATAGTTAACAACAAACATCCTTttagtatttaaaatataacaaaaaaaaattcttttgtctatttcaattaaaaaattaacgTTTCTTTTCCTAAAAGTTATTTCTCTCTCCCATCTCCCTATTTTGCCCCTTTCAAATCTGTCCCATCTTCTTCCATATTCAGCAAAATCAAGAaggaaattcaattttttctgaACTTCACAAAATAATCAAGATCAAAAACAAACTTCTCTCTTCAACAACAGGGCAGAGGGCTGGCAATACACAAACAAggtaaatgaataaaaaatctttgaaaatttttaaatttttttattcgaaaaatatttgcaattttaatttcttatttcagGTTAGAAGAGGTACATCTCAAGCCAGCCAACAACGTCAGAGCTTTCCATTTTCTCTATGAAGTTGCAACATTgaagaaaatacatttttagctttggatcttttttttttttggatatttgatGTATCAAACTAACTTCCTGTTTTACTAAAACcatgagttttttttcttcttttcagttttctattgttttgattattttttttgggcaattttttgttgttttgctGCTGGTTTACCcagtttttttgttgtttttctgcaattttgcaggtttatgttttttttcttactattttgttgctttttttttttgcttatttaGTGGTTATTTGGTAGTTTGAAGTGCTCAAGATGTGAAGAAGAACATACATAATGAATTTAATACAAGAAGTTCAAGTGAGTTTAACATAACATAAAACAACTACTTCCAAACTATATTAATTTCTCATCGTCTTCCTTTACCCTGTTTGTGTATAGCCCTCTGCCCTGTTTTCAGCTCTtgttaaagagaaaaaattgtttttgatcTTGATTATTTTGTGAAGTTCAGAAAAAATTGAGTTTCCTTCTTGGTTTTGCTGAATATGGAAGAAGATGGGACATATTTGAGAGGGGCAAAATAGGGAGATGGGAGAGAGAAATAACTTTTAGGAAAAGAAACGTTAGTTTTTTAATTGGAATAGACAGAATAAtgaattttgttatattttaaatactaaAAGGATGTTTCTTGTTAACTATAATAGTACAAGGATGTAACTTAAGTCTTAGTCATAGTTAATGGATGAATTTAGCCCAAAACTCGCATATGTAAGAAGGTTGTTTACATTGTTATCACTTGTCAAACATGCATAAAGTAGGTCACGCACGTTAGACACTTGTCATGTGTACACACAGGCAATTAGTCTACTATCACATGTTGCACATTCATGAGAGCATATTTGCATGTGTGACACTTATTTCATCTACATCAGGCTTGAGCAATCGTCTTCTTCTATAAACAACTCCTTATGACTTCATTGTTACACATCCAAACAAGAATATTTTCAGttatatatatctattttatgtgtaatgaaataaaatgtagACTTGAGAGTTGATCATATATATCAACTACATTTCAACTactattttaagtttttctcaTCAAGTAACGTAGAAAACacagaagaagataaaatattttttcctaaagTACAAATGTACCATCATTAcgttaaaaataattcaagaaaagagaaaagacataaagtgacacTTGAAGTTGTcacgaattttcaaaaagacactttAATTATGTgagtgtcctattaccccacaaaacttTTTAATACCTTTATAAATAGACTATTCTGATCCTTTTTCTCCTTATGTTTGTTTTCACGCAAATGAAGCGCGTGAATGGAAACTTTTACTtccaaaaacgaattaaaaaacGTCAAGTGTCAaatctttctttattatttagttaCTTATTTAAAGACATCATCTTCCCCAATTCTACCTCTTTTTGTTCTTGTTGTGGCTTAACACTCCCCTGTGCAGGTGAGGGGAATCAACAAACAACAATCCCAATGAGCACACTAAAAATTGATAATGCTGTTTTATTTaaggaattattatttttaaatttttgaatcatttcttcttctaaaagtttctatccatatgtaacaataaagttaaaatagaaaatgtagtgacaccattcttagtaatagatacttatttatttttatcaattttttctgacaattttggttatatttttctttaaaataattattgcctcgatttttttagtttttttaattttaaaagattggaaattttatgttaaaaatttaaataatagaaaaaatgatttatttaacttttatcatcatcaatactactaatttatttgacgttttttcttaatcttcatctgatcactaatgttatttatataattttcttaaatcacttattttttcttttttaactcttttatatatataaagttggatatgtaaatgatgatgtgatatttcttagaagctaaggttattatttatctaatttctccattttttgagttcttttgtcatactaaatacaatatgttttattataattacattcaatatagtaaacaatatgttctaggaattaaaacaaaattatcatttcagaaaaataaatgttaaattataattttattatgattaaggaaagataaagatattatttcaatatcccataaccacattcaatacattagaaattaattggatataactgtaaatgaaaaatgaatcaccatttaaggaaaataaatgtttgcaataccataataattaaggagagagtaagatattattttaatatcctaattcggaacttttaatctactactcaattaaaaagaaaatgcatttaataacaTNNNNNNNNNNNNNNNNNNNNNNNNNNNNNNNNNNNNNNNNNNNNNNNNNNNNNNNNNNNNNNNNNNNNNNNNNNNNNNNNNNNNNNNNNNNNNNNNNNNNNNNNNNNNNNNNNNNNNNNNNNNNNNNNNNNNNNNNNNNNNNNNNNNNNNNNNNNNNNNNNNNNNNNNNNNNNNNNNNNNNNNNNNNNNNNNNNNNNNNNNNNNNNNNNNNNNNNNNNNNNNNNNNNNNNNNNNNNNNNNNNNNNNNNNNNNNNNNNNNNNNNNNNNNNNNNNNNNNNNNNNNNNNNNNNNNNNNNNNNNNNNNNNNNNNNNNNNNNNNNNNNNNNNNNNNNNNNNNNNNNNNNNNNNNNNNNNNNNNNNNNNNNNNNNNNNNNNNNNNNNNNNNNNNNNNNNNNNNNNNNNNNNNNNNNNNNNNNNNNNNNNNNNNNNNNNNNNNNNNNNNNNNNNNNNNNNNNNNNNNNNNNNNNNNNNNNNNNNNNNNNNNNNNNNNNNNNNNNNNNNNNNNNNNNNNNNNNNNNNNNNNNNNNNNNNNNNNNNNNNNNNNNNNNNNNNNNNNNNNNNNNNNNNNNNNNNNNNNNNNNNNNNNNNNNNNNNNNNNNNNNNNNNNNNNNNNNNNNNNNNNNNNNNNNNtttttttcacaatcttcatattattaaaacaaataataatattacgattaaacaacatagtaaatgtaaaattaatcaaaaatatttaattttaatgatcGCACGAAGTGCGGCCAAGTtctctaatttaaaacaaaaaagtcaaatttaaatgggtctactatagaattcctagaaattcaacttcaaaaattctgttaaaaatggaaactaaaaagtgaaataaatttaattgagggttatccttcgtctgtcccattttatgtgacactttttatttctcaagaatcaaatagtttaagtttgaccataaatttgcgtatgatatcttcaattttttaaaaatgaaatttatatatttgtaaactacgtaaaaatcaaaacattataattcataataattaataattcaaaatattttaaagatctatgaaaaatttaagatgaaagataaactaaagagagtaaaacgggagaatggaaagtagaaaaaaagaatagtTCATCTTTTTGGTGGGCCTCAATGTACAATTTCTATAGTTTTTAGTCCAACTCTTTAGTGCAATGTTGGTCCTCccaaactcccatttctaaataggagtaatatatatataatttaaggCCCATGATACAGGCCCAatataattttacatattttattaaaaaaattacataaattcacaacttaagatATCATAATCTCCTTTCGGATATATCATTATTTCCTCTCGGATACATACCTATCTCCTCTTGGATACATCCCTCCTATGAAGTAATATATATCATTTGCAAATGTATCGAACAACCAAGAAATGTATTCGAGAGCAATAAAAAATTcgagatttttgtaattgaaGAAGCTTCTGGGATAGGATGTAATTAACCTCCAAATATATGAGATTTCTAtactttatactatttttttttccagtaaacaacttcaatatattacttaataatatttttcaaatgttcATACGACATAAATGCGTCATTTACAACCCAAATTGAGAAagttgaatttcaaaaaattctatGCAGcaagaaaatagagaattgCGTCAGATTATGAGTTTAAACATTTCGTGTTTGaggaatatataaaatgttgatATCTTTGAAAAAGTTCATCGATCTTCATATATTTTCGCAAGTGGTATCTATTTTCTACAATGTTATCATCTTCTTTCTGTAATATTTGCACCATAAGCTTTGCATCtgataaaatattaatcattGATCAACCAATTCGTAAAGATCGATTCAAAGCCTTTCAAATCTCTACTGCTTCAACTTAACTATCATGTGTTTGTAGTTTGCTTTGTCGATGAATTTTGTGATACGttttattattgtcttcaaTAATAGAAATGcttctatttattttgattttaatattgaaagtatttattaaaaaattgatttctaacttccacaacaataaaaacaatcatgaaatcaactttatttctatataaaataacaattatcataatgttatattctaaatattgaaagtatttattaaaaaaattgatttctaactccacaaaaataaaaacaatcatgAAAGCAATTTGATTTCTATGTACGATAACAATTATCGTAATGTTATATTCTAAATtacattaataattttttttgaaactacaCTCTAAATATCATGCGTAAAAGAAAACTCTGAATCTTACCCCCACAAAATAACCAATAtacttgttttctttttcaagttatttttctttaatttatttatattttagtttttttcttccTCTATATTTCTCAAGTCATTTTCTAttgacattttcattttttgtttttctttattttttaactacttatttttctttagtttgtattttaatatttcttagaatttgaatattaaattttttcctTGTCAAATTTTTCctattaaatagtttatcatatttgatattaagaaaatatcctatatagaaatgaaaatttatattttttaatcttttgatgaatacattatcaaattattaatttcttaatagTCAAACATTGTTCATTCTTTTAATCGCGGAATTTTATGtttcttcaaattaattaaaaaatattgatacgtcattttaaagattattttaaaaatcaagataCGAATTTAGTGGTCATATTATgtaacataatattaaaaatatgttaatgTAATAATCctttaaagtatttttaggaacaaaatattagctattcaaacacattttattttaaattagttcaaaattttctttcaaaaacatgtCAAAACAAGCTTAGCATTTATTATTGTTTGTAAAAAGTTAAACCAATAGAAACTCTTCATTTTAATACaattacaaaaatatctttatgggccaatttcaaaagtaaagacATGTATGAATTCTTCTAGATTTTCATTTTGGCCATTAattatacaattattattttgtccttaaataattttaaaattaccaaaatgccATTGGTCGGCCTTCTCATGGCTCTTCTATATAATACTAGATAAGTATGGCCCGTGCTAAGCACGGGCCCAACGTCTTACATTTCACGGAGCTCACTTGTATGTATGCTCAAGTGTTATCACGGGCACAACGTCTTACATTTCAAGGAGCTCACTTGTATGTATGCTCAAGTGTTATCACGGACACAACGTCTTACATTTCAAGGAGCTCACTTGTATGTATGCTCATGTGTTATCACGGGCACAACATCTTATATTTCAAGGAGCTCACTTATATGTATGCTTCAAGTGCATAGCTGCGAAAAAAACTAAAGAAGTCTAATGTGTAGAGAATGAAGCGATAAAATCTTTTAGTTGACGGTAATGCAAAGTATCAATGTGAAATATACAATGGTGAGATCTTAGACTCCCCAACTCAAGATGAAAAGGAATGGCAACATATATTAggacataatattattttgatagtaTTTGACAAATTATCAAAGCACAAAAGGAATTGAACATTGCTCAAAATAGCCCGTGCACCGCACGAGCCCAATACGGAGGACATTCCTGTCCACGTCATAATTACatctcaattaattaaaatttaaaagttatgaGAAACGAAAATACTTCATACTGCAGATTTTGCAGATTTCACGTTCTgttcttttatcttttattcttcTCAAAAGTGAATCATATCATAGTATGCCTTAGCCCTTTTTCCAACTCATATTCATTCTTGTatgattttatttgtctattttgagTTTGACaaaactaaatttaaaatctcATCACTTTTACACTTGTGAATGAATAGCATAAAATATTGCCCCTTTTCAAACTCACATTACATAGAAATTGATCGCATTGAATGGACCAACACGAGCAagtaaaattgataatttagcCCCGTGGGAGAAAAGACTTACCACAAAAAGCTTAACACAAAGTTATCAAAGATCACAGATAAGTATAATAATCAAATATCCCTTACAGAAAGTAGAATCATTTGGTCTTTACGGAAGTTTCAGTTTTatcaaaaactttaaaaaaataaaaaatctacaGCTATTAAGGATACATGTTGCATGGATTGTAATTTCCAGACTTCGTCAATATTTAAGATATGCACAAAGAGTTCTCGCCATAGGTTACTGGTTAAGTCAGTGGAATGGAATGAGATAAGAATCTCCATAGATCTCCCTTCTCCACTTAAGCTTCTTGGCTGAATCAACTGTCACTTCTTTCTCCGAAAAGCTAGAGTATCAATCTTTCTTATTAACCACGTTGTATCATAACCAATTCTCTTGATCCTTCTACACCTGCTCTCTCTTGTCTTGATGCTTTagtatttatttcaattttgaaaatgCAAAACTAAGAGTgcaaattgaatttaaaaaaagagaggataGAATGAGTCACCAACCATGTATTAGAATCAAGAGATTAAAACTTAAAAACACCAGAGCTTTGTGCACATCACAGAAGGAGAAAATGGTTACAAAATTTTTGTTACATTTCCAACTCCTCATGTTTCTATTGTTTCTTGTCTTTACATGTCATAAGCTTagcttttgtttttaaaaaatggcttTATGATTCAAAAAAGGTGTGCACACAAGTTACTTGAATCAAAAATCAGACTTCAAGATTGAAATAAATCCTAAAACATCAAGACAAAAGCCTATGTCATGTGAGAGAATTCTAATTTTTGAAGTGCTACTGTTTCAATTCTTAAAAAGTGTTTTCTACAAGGGCAAGGGAAAAAAGTGATGAATTCTGTGAGGAAAGAGAACATCCATAGTTATGACAAAATTCAGAACACAATATGTCGGGGCgctaaattatcaaaattaaaatactaataataagaGGAAGAGCTTTTCAAATTATGCAAAGGTGAAATGTTTAatcagaaaataaaaataaaaagccAAAAGTAAAAGATAAACCTAAAGTAACCACGAAAGGCTAGACATATATGCGAACCGTAAGTTATCGATTCACTTGATCAAAAGGAAATAAAGGAATCTCATAATTATATGACGCGCAAAATGGAATTGTCATTCCTTGTactggaaaagaaaaaaaaaacttgaaatttaagcatcataaaaagacaaacgaactttgaattttttaaaattcacaaACACTACAACAAACCAAGCCAAAatatatgcatgttttaaggctGATCCTAGTTGTTGATCGTGATTTGACATGGTAATAAGCAAGTTAACACTTTTTATAAGTCTGAACTTGAAAGTGATTCATAAAGACATGACACCAAATATGATATAAGACAATGGCAATATAGTAGTCTTCTAAAAAAATACAGCCAATATAACTATTCCTACACTATTTCATTAAgttgtttttctcaaaaataaaaaatcagagAGGATTTTCacgagaaaaaaaatcatcacaaaattGCTAGACTCTAACCCATTGTAGACGTCATTGGCTTCTTGCTATTGCAATTGAAAAGGACGGGTCCTCTGAGACTTCATATGTTAACCAACATTCAaatcttttttcaatttcatgtGTGTTATAACTAAAAAACAAAATCGGCTAAAGATAAATGTTTCAATTATCACGCTTAACTGATAACAAAATGAGTTCGTATAAAAGAATGGATGCAACACTCTGGAGATACATAGAGGGCAAAAAATTGAGGAGATAAGATCATTCAATCCATCACCATTGTCAAAAGAAGTTTAACAATCAGAGAGAGTATAcacaaattttaaacaaaattcg encodes:
- the LOC125853077 gene encoding uncharacterized protein LOC125853077; this translates as MEESLIFTKIYHGGILSEISVPTYVGNCVSALRYIIKDHFSILELLYYTKELGYETVRDEPLLDTEGPRGYLTNVGGEGVDVDLGEEGEAVNLGGEGEAVDISGEGEAVNLGGEGVDVNIGEEGLGMVFEGANQFRKAVADYAVEYRRQIKLRPNEKHRVRVKCKNANCKWLLYASIHRDSGDFIVKNYHPVHKCIPLNRNKLCNSKLIARKFKDRIVSQPYIRIWEIQDLVRKTLGLYVGKTLCYRAKQRIMKENMGGWKVEFARLSDYADMIKQTNPGSSCWVKIDKEIEPGKNLFVYFYVCFHAFKQGWLEGCRNIIEFDGCFLKGVCKGELLVAVGKNGNNQMYPIAWAVVDTETKHSWSRFIRYLIADLNLGTGEGLTVMSDMQKGLIPVLSELLPNAEKRMCARHIWSNWHVNWKGEERRKQFWRCSKASF